In Candidatus Neomarinimicrobiota bacterium, the DNA window TTGCCCCCCTTATCCGCAAAGCGTTGCGGGTCACAATAGTCCTCCTCGGCATTATCCTCATTATTCAGAACCTGGGCTACTCCGTCTCCAGCCTGCTGGCGGGATTGGGTATCGGCGGCCTGGCCATCGCCCTGGCCGGTCAGGACACCATCGCCAACCTGTTCGGCTCATTGGTAGTGCTCACCGACCGGCCCATGGTGGTGGGTGACCGCATCCAGATCGGGGATGTGCAGGGAACGGTGGAGTCCATCGGCTTTCGCTCCACCCGTATCCGCACCTGGGATAAAAGCCTGGTGGCTATTCCCAACAAAAAGCTGGCCTCGGAAGTTATCGAGAACTGGTCGGCCCAGCCCGGACGCCGCGTCCGCATGACCATCGGCGTGCAGTATGACAGCCCACCGGATAAGTTACAGCAGCTACTGGAGGGTGTCCGGAATATGCTGGCCGAGGATGATAATGTCGCCCCGGAAGGACAGTACGTCCACTTCACCGATTTCGGTTCTTCCTCCCTGGATATTCTGGTGAACTACTTCACCAAGACCACCGACTATCAGGAGCATCTGCAGGTGCGCGAGGCGTTGAATTTGAAGATTATGGGCCTGGTGGCGTCCCTCGATCTGGCTTTCGCCTTCCCCAGCCAGACGGTCTACTTCGGCCAGCCGCCCCCGGATGTACCTGCCAGCTGATCAGCAGCCGGCAAGGAAGGATTTCGAGAAGATTCGCATAAAGCTCGCCTGCCCGCGGTTAATCGTCAGGGATACACCGTATTTCGTCAGTGTTACGGTCGGCTAGTTAGCCGCGCTGAGAATTACAACTCTCATTTACGAAGATTAAGCGTTATGTTTATCGCATCGCTATCAGCTATTTTTTCTATATATTGTTCTGTTCCCTCTATTAATTCAGTATCTGCAACCTGTTTGGTCAGGCTTTTCAACGCAGATACCCAGTCAGTAGCCCATGTCCCGGCAGCAGAATATGATAAATAATATGGATAACCAGTATTCCCTGATAAACTGAAATTTCCAGTACAGTGAGTAGCATTCTCAAAAATACCATTGACACTGAAACCAGATGCACTCCAAGTAAACTCATTATTAATGATATCAAGTGGGGTTATCCGTGTTAATGTAACTGTAGCAGTCCCCCAATATTCTTCACAATAAATTACTATTTTCATCCCTTCATCAATCTGGGTGCCTTGGTTGCTGACATCAAAAAAGATATCCCTATATTGACTCGTCTGGCCATACCAATGACCATCCTGGGGACTCTGTCTTTCAGCTAGAACATCAATAGTAATATCACCCCCATTGGAGGTAATATCTATTTCACCGGTATTATAACCTGTGTCCAATGAAGTTCTGTCAATTGTTACGGTGATATCGTCCTCTTCTCCATCACTATCGCCAGAGGTTGGGTCCGCAGAGATCCAGCTATCATTACTGGCGATATCGTATTCAAGGGTTTTTACACCAGATTGAAGAATACCGTCATCATTACCAACATTTTGAATTGTAAATTCTTTTTGTGTTGCTTCTGTCCCGAAGTCTAACTCAGTTGGCTCTACTTTTAGTTTGGGATCCCCTTCACTACAGCCAGTCATTAATAACAGTATAATTCCCGGAAGTGCTGATAAGTAATACATTTTCCTCTTACTTATCATTTTAACCTCCTCTCTTGCTTTATTAATAATGTTTAACGTCTGATTACTAATTATGAGAAATCATTTCCGTCCATTGAAA includes these proteins:
- a CDS encoding mechanosensitive ion channel family protein, with protein sequence MNLFEALQQDFLGIPLIRYLFAFVVVLATLIARKVLDRYLFQWLQRWAHKTRFRYDELVLEAVRGPVGAFILVWGLYIALSSLALAPPTKAALLPLFKGATALIVVWGLYRLSDLPTQLAHSALARRDEILASQFAPLIRKALRVTIVLLGIILIIQNLGYSVSSLLAGLGIGGLAIALAGQDTIANLFGSLVVLTDRPMVVGDRIQIGDVQGTVESIGFRSTRIRTWDKSLVAIPNKKLASEVIENWSAQPGRRVRMTIGVQYDSPPDKLQQLLEGVRNMLAEDDNVAPEGQYVHFTDFGSSSLDILVNYFTKTTDYQEHLQVREALNLKIMGLVASLDLAFAFPSQTVYFGQPPPDVPAS